The Streptomyces halobius genomic interval TCGAACTGGAGCTCCTCGACCGATTGAAGCCCTCACCACCGGGTGAGAACAATCAAGACTCCGGGGTGGCAGGGCATGGGCGCCCTCCTCGCCTACAAGGTCGCCCGCAATCTCCTGAGCTTGTTCTGAACCGCCCCGGGTTCGGTAGAGAGCTCAGATGGTGGTTGTGACCTGGGGTTTCGTGGTTGCTTGGTAGTGGCTGGCTTCGTATTCGGCGGGCGGGATGTGGCCGAGCTCACCGTGGAGGCGGCTGTGGTTGTACCAGTCGACCCACTCGGCGGTGGCCAGCTCGACCTGCGACAGCGTCTTCCACGGCCGCCGGGGCTTGATCACCTCGGTCTTGAACAGGCCGATCGTGGACTCCATGAGCGCGTTGTCATACGCGTCCCCGACTGAGCCGATCGAGGCTGCGATGCCGGCCGCGTCCAGGTGCTCGGCGAGCGTGAACGATGTGTACTGCGAGCCCGCGTCGGAGTGGTGTATCAGCTCTCCTGCGCCGGGTCGGTGGCCGTCGCGGTCGCGCTGCCACAGTGCCATCTCCAGTGCGTCCAGGACGAGTTGGGTGTGTTTGGTGGTGGCTGCGGCCCAGCCGACGATGCGGCGGGAGAAGGTGTCCACGACGAAGGCGACGTAGACGGTGCCACTCCAGGCGGCCACGTGGGTGAAGTCCGCGACCCAGGTGCGGTTCGGGGCCTTCGCGACGAAGTCGCGGTCGAGCAGGTCCGGCGCCCGCGCGGCCGTCGGCTCCGGGATGGTGGTGATGACCTTCTTGCCGCGGACGGCGCCGGCGATGCCCAGCTCGCGCATCAGCCGCTCGACGGTGCAGCGGGCCACCGCGTGGCCCTGGCGGTGCAGTTGCCGCCAGACCTTCCGGGCACCATAGACACGGTAGTTGGCCTCGTAGGCCTCGGTGATCAGCTCCTTTGTCACCTCGTCGCGCACCGCGCGGGCGGAGGGCTTCTCCTGACGCTTCTTCGCCGCGTAGTAGGTGGAGGGGGCGATGCTGACACCGTGCGCGGACAGCACGGTGCAGATCGGCTCGACGCCGCCGAAGCGGTCCCGGTGCTCGTCGACGAACGCTACGAGCGTGTGTGTGGCCGGTCGAGCTCGGCCGCGAAGAAAGTCGACGCGGCCTTGAGGATCTCGTTCGCCCGCTTCAGCTCGGCGATCTCCTTCTTCAGGGCCTTGATCTGTGCGGCCTCCTCGGTGGTCGTCCCTGGCTGCCTGCCCGAGTCGATCTCGTCCTGCTTGACCCATTTGCGCAGCGTCTCGCGTGAGCCGATGCCCAGCTTCTGCATCACCGCGTTCATCGCGGCGGTCTCGGTCGGGTAGTCACCGCGGATCTCCGCGACCATGCGCACCGCACGCTTGCGGAGCTCGGGCGGGTAGGAGGAGGGACGTGCCATGACTCTGATCCTTACATGGAATCGAGCCTCCACATCACCCGGGGCGGTTCATTCCGCTTTGGCGGACACCATCGGTGTGGTGGTCAGGCCGCGAGTGCGGTCTCGTATTCGGCTGGACTGCGGTAGCCGAGGCTTCTTCTTCCCCATGCTCTCCATGATGGACATCCTCCCGGGGCAGAACCCCTAATCTCGGATGTCCGTCAAAGCGGATCAAGCCCAGTCCATCCAGCGGGTACCGCACGAGGAGTAGCCAGACGTTGCCTCAGCGACAGTGCGACGGCCGATACGGCGACCGCGCAGCTTTCGGGCTATGTGCACCGCGCCCACGATGCCGTTCTGGCCGACGCTGTTGCGCATGCCTTCGAAGGGCAGAGCGCATTGGTCCTCGTCTCCGGTGCGTCATCGACCGGGAAGACCCGCGCATGTTGGGAGGCTGTGCAGCCTCTGGCCGCCGAGAACTGGCTTCTATGGCATCCGTTCGATCCGACCCATGCGGAGGCTGCACTCAGTGACCTGGAGCGGGTTGGTCCGCGTACCGTGGTGTGGCTGAACGAGGCTCAGCGCTACTTCGGGGACGAACGTTTTGGGGAGCGCATCGCTGCCGCCCTGCACACATTGTTGACGGATCCGATGCGTGCGCCAGTCCTCGTGTTGGGAACGCTCTGGCCGGAGTACACCGCGCGCTACACCGCCATGCCGGACCCGGGCTCGCTGGATACGTTCGCGCGGACCCGTGAACTCTTGGCCGGTCGTATCGTGACGGTCCCGGATCGATTTGATGCGGCCGCGCTGGATGAAGCTCGACGGCTCGCGGACGGGGCGACACCTTCCTGGCAAGTGCCCTGGCGCGAGTCACAGACGGACAGGTGACCCAAGATCTCGCCGGAGCCCCCGAACTGCTGCGTCGGTATCTCGGCGCCAGTCCGGCCGCTCGGAGCTTGCTCCACGCTGCCATAGACGCCCGCCGACTGGGGGCATGCCTGAATCTTCCGCTGACCTTCCTCGTTCAGGGGGCCGAGGATTATTTGTCGGATGCAGAGTGGGACTCGCTGACCGAGGACTGGGCGGAACGGGCCCTCGCCGAAGTCACTAGCCCAGTGCACGGCCATCTTGCTCCCCTGAGGCAGGTATGCCCCCGTTCTCAACGGGGGCATACGCAACAGGCAACTGCACCCGTTCCCTCCAGCCCGCAGCCCGTCTACCGGCTTGCGGACTACATCGAGCAGCATGGTCGGCACGATCGTTGGAAGCTTTGCCCGCCGGAGCCATTCTGGCGGGCAGCCCACGACTGCCTACACCATGACGACGATCTCATTCAGCTCGCGCGGGCTGCCGAAGAGCGGTGGCGGCTGAAGTGGGCGACCAGGCTGTACACGCGAGTTGCTGCAGCGCGGCCAAAGGCCACCGCAGCGCTTGTGGCCATCCGTACGTGGATGCGGGACTGGCAGGGGGCCGAGAGGTTCGCTCTCACTGCGAGTGAAGCCGGCGACATGCTGCCCCTGCATGCCCTGGTTCTTGCCCGAGAACGTAGCGGAGATTCGGCTGCCGCAGAGACTCTGGCGCGGAGCGCGGCCGGGAGAGGCGAATTCGAGGCCGCGCGTCGTCTGGCTGATCGCCGACGCGCTAAGGGCGACCGTACTGGTGCGGAGAGACTAACTGCACTTGTGGGTGGGGAAGAGTCTGAGCCCGTCGAGGTCAATGGAGTCCGTCCGAATCCAAAGGACAAAGCACGCGACCGCGCCGAGGCAGCATTGTTCGTGGAGCTCCTAGCGACCGGGGCCGATAGCAGTGTTACCGAGCATCTAGCGCGCCAAGCCGCGGAACGAGGTCATCTCCTACCTCTGATGCTGCTGGTTGACTTGCGGCAAGAGGCAGGAGACCTTGCCGCGGCGGAAGATCTGGCCTTGGCGGTGCCTCCCGAGGCCCGCCAACTTCCCTTACAACGTTTGGTCGATCTCCGTGAAGATGCGGGGGACCGCCAGGGCGCTGAGAGAATCGCCCTTGCCACGCTCGACACTCCCCCGTCAGTCCTGCCCTCGTTGCTCGTCCAACGCCGAGAAGGAGCAGGAGATTACGAGGGTGCCGAACGCCTGGCTCATCAGGCAGCGCGCGTCGGAGACCCCACTGCCCTCGCAATGCTGATCGATGTCCGGCAGAGGTCAGGTGATCACGACGCAGCGGAGCGGTGTGCCCGAGAAGCGCCCCATTCCATTCGAGTAGCCGTGACCATGATGCTGGCGCAAAAGTATGGCGAAGGCGGAGAAGCCGATCGGGCAGAGCGTCTGCTTCAGACCTGCGGGAATGCTGATCCCAATCTGATCCTGCTGGCTGCGACTTGGCGGTGGGAGGCAGGCGACCTGGCAGGTGCTGAGCGCGTTCTGCTGGAGGCAATCGAGCGTCGTAATGCGGTAGCGATCCGCCTGCTGGCTGAACTACGAGAGCAGTCTGGGCAGACGGAGGCGGCTCGGCGCCTGTATCGGGAGGCGGCAGACGCCGGTAGCGCCACCGTCTGGCTTTCAGGTCTATCCAAGGAACAAATCCGTTGGCCTGGAAGCTTGGCTTATCCGAAGACGTGGCTATAGGGCCTAGAAGCTGACGGCTCACCCGCTGGGTCCTGGGGCGGCGATATCTCCCATTCCTAGGCAGTGTCCGATGGGTCGCGGGACTGTTGCGTCAGTGTCGTTCCCAGGGCCGGTCCGGAGGGTCAAGGCATTCCGAACGAGCCTCACCCCCCAGACCCAGTACCACCTGACATCTGCCCGGTACGCGAGCCCGGTGCACCGCCGGGCGCAGTGTGCCGGCGACGCGTGGTGGAGCTGAGTGCTGGTCGTCCGCTGGCCCCGGCGGAGTTCGGGTGGGACTGCGGGCGCCGGTCGTGTCTGAGGCGACGTCGGCCTGAGCGAGTGCTACCCAGGAGCCTCCAGTACCGGCCATGAGGAGAGTGTGGGGTGTCCAGCATCGAGGACCGAGTAAAGAAGATCACATCCGAGCGTCTGGGTGCCGACATCAGCGAGTGCACGAACAGCGCCTCGTTCATCGTCGACCTTGGAGCGAACCCGGAGGAGAACGAAGACCTCGACGAGCTCTACCTGGAGCTGGCGGAGGAGTTCGAGGTCGAGTTCCCCGAAGACGCCGCCGAGAAGATCACGACGGTCGGTGCGGCGATCGACTACCTGAAGCAGCAGGGTGCTCGGTGAATGCTCGTCCCTCGGCCCCGGCAGGCCGCTGACCCCGGCCGCTGGCCCCTAGGTTTCCCCGGCACCGGCCGGCCCGGCACTGCAGAGGCGGTGTGGGGTCACCGGGTGTCCGGTCCCTTCGGGACAGGGGTGGCCTGGCTGAACGTGCCTGAGTGATACGGCTCGTGAGCCACCCTGCACACGTGCTTCCCCGTCTGCGGCCACAGCGCCTCTCGCGCAACCTGACACGGAGGCCCACGCGTGTCGCCTGTGGGGTCCGCTCCAACGCAGCGGACCCCTGTGGGTCGGGTTCAGGCTGTCGGGCCCATGGCCAGGGGCTGAACAGTTACCGGCTCACTGGCAAGGTCCGTAGACCACCCGTGATCCGTTCCCCGTTCGTCGACAGCATCACGCACGGTGCGTGCACACGCAGTCCTGGTAGGCGCCGGGGCAGTTGTTCCGCTTAGGCTGGCCTCATCGGTCGGCTCGGCGGAGCTGTACTCGGAGCGTGGCGCCGGCGATCGGGCATGGGGATGCCGCCGTCTGCGGCGGACTACCAGCACTCCGGTGGTCGTGGCGGTCACCAGCCTGGTGGTCTCGCCGTGCCCATAGCCTTGGTGACCCTGATCTCGATGACTACGCGTTCAGGGTTGGGCCGTG includes:
- a CDS encoding ATP-binding protein: MHRAHDAVLADAVAHAFEGQSALVLVSGASSTGKTRACWEAVQPLAAENWLLWHPFDPTHAEAALSDLERVGPRTVVWLNEAQRYFGDERFGERIAAALHTLLTDPMRAPVLVLGTLWPEYTARYTAMPDPGSLDTFARTRELLAGRIVTVPDRFDAAALDEARRLADGATPSWQVPWRESQTDR
- a CDS encoding tetratricopeptide repeat protein, with the translated sequence MLLVDLRQEAGDLAAAEDLALAVPPEARQLPLQRLVDLREDAGDRQGAERIALATLDTPPSVLPSLLVQRREGAGDYEGAERLAHQAARVGDPTALAMLIDVRQRSGDHDAAERCAREAPHSIRVAVTMMLAQKYGEGGEADRAERLLQTCGNADPNLILLAATWRWEAGDLAGAERVLLEAIERRNAVAIRLLAELREQSGQTEAARRLYREAADAGSATVWLSGLSKEQIRWPGSLAYPKTWL
- a CDS encoding acyl carrier protein; translated protein: MSSIEDRVKKITSERLGADISECTNSASFIVDLGANPEENEDLDELYLELAEEFEVEFPEDAAEKITTVGAAIDYLKQQGAR
- a CDS encoding IS3 family transposase (programmed frameshift); this translates as MARPSSYPPELRKRAVRMVAEIRGDYPTETAAMNAVMQKLGIGSRETLRKWVKQDEIDSGRQPGTTTEEAAQIKALKKEIAELKRANEILKAASNFLRGRARPATHTLVAFVDEHRDRFGGVEPICTVLSAHGVSIAPSTYYAAKKRQEKPSARAVRDEVTKELITEAYEANYRVYGARKVWRQLHRQGHAVARCTVERLMRELGIAGAVRGKKVITTIPEPTAARAPDLLDRDFVAKAPNRTWVADFTHVAAWSGTVYVAFVVDTFSRRIVGWAAATTKHTQLVLDALEMALWQRDRDGHRPGAGELIHHSDAGSQYTSFTLAEHLDAAGIAASIGSVGDAYDNALMESTIGLFKTEVIKPRRPWKTLSQVELATAEWVDWYNHSRLHGELGHIPPAEYEASHYQATTKPQVTTTI